Within the Magnetospirillum sp. genome, the region CGCAGTTCGACGCGCGGCCTGCTGCATGCGAACCACGAATACTGCAACGGCAATCTGATGTTCCCGGGCATCGGCGAGCGTGGCAACCAGACCAAAGCACAGTGCGACGTCGAGATGGCGGCACACGGACTAAGCACGGTCGAAATCGCCAAGATCGACGGGGCTTGGCGCGTGGTCAAAGACAGCCGATACAATCGCCGCCTCAGTGCGGCGGGTTCGGCGTTCCGTGTTTCGGGTCCGGCCGCTGGCCATCCGCGGCTGCGCTCGAACGAGGACCGCACGGGCACGCTCGTCGTGGGCACCCTGAACAACTGCGCGGGCGGCGTCACGCCGTGGGGAACGGTTCTGTCGGGCGAGGAGAACTTCAACGGTTATTTCGGCGGCGACGCGTCCAAGACGCCGGAAGCAGCCAACCATCGCCGCTACGGCGTTTCGCCGTGGCAAGGGGCACCCTGGGCCAATTACTTCGAACGCTTCCAGGTCGAGACGAATTGGAACGAACCCAATCGCTTCGGCTGGGTCGTCGAATACGATCCCTACGATCCGCAGTCGACGCCGGTCAAACGCACGGCATTGGGGCGCTTCAAGCACGAAGGTGCGACTTGCGTCGTGTGTCCCGACGGGCGCGTCGCGGTCTATTCGGGCGACGACGAGCGGTTCGAGTATGTCTACCGCTTCGTCACGCGCGGCACCTACGATCCCAAGAACCGGCGCGCCAACCGCGACCTGCTCGACGACGGCACGCTGTCGGTCGCGCAGTTCCAAGCCGACGGCACGCTGCGCTGGCTGCCGCTGGTGCACGGCCAAGGACCGCTGACGGCCGCCAACGGTTTTGCGAGCCAAGCCGACGTGCTGATCGAAGCGCGCCGTGCCGCCGATCTCGTCGGTGCCACGCCGATGGATCGGCCCGAAGACGTCGAAACCGATCCCGTCACGGGGCGCACCTACGTGGTGTGCACCTACAACGAACGCCGTGCAGCGGCCGACGCCAGCGATGCGCGCGCACGCGCGAACGGCCCGAACCCGCGCGCCGACAACCGCACGGGCCACATCGTCGAGATGATTCCGCCGGGCGGCCGCGGGCCGCGCGCCGACCATGCGGCCGATGTGTTTCGCTGGGACATTCTGCTGCTTGCGGGCGACCCCGCCGATCCGGCCGCGCGCGCCAAATACGGGCCGGGCGTGGGTCCGCACGGATGGCTCGCAGCGCCCGACAACATCGCCTTCGACCCGAAAGGGCGCATGTGGATCGCGACCGACGGCATGCCGACCCAAGCCGTGCCCGCCCGCTCGGACGGCATCTTCGGCACCGAACTCGAAGGGCCCGGCCGCGCCGTGACCAAACGCCTCTACGGCGCGCCGTCGGGGGCAGAGGTTTGCGGGCCCTGCTTCACGCCCGACGGCAAGACGCTGTTTCTGGCGATCCAACATCCGGGCGAAGCGCGCGGTTCGAACTTCGAAAATCCATCGACGCGATGGCCCGATTTCCGCCCCGACATGCCGCCGCGTCCGTCGGTCGTCGCGATCGAGAAAATCGACGGCGGCGAAATCGGCAGCTAGGCGGAAAGCTTCCAGTCGGCGGCCATTCGTCGCGGCTACGTGGCGACAAATGGCCGCCGACAGAACTTGACGAGTGCATGCATACACCCTGCCGCTTAAGCGGTCAGGAACTGCATGCGCTCCGGCGCCAACGAGACGGCGACCAAAGCGCCAACCTCGATCAGACCCGACACACTTTGGAAGGGTGCTTCGACCGTCACTTCGCTGCGGCCCAGGGCCACATTGTAACGGACCGCGGCGCCCAGAAACTCGCGATGGACCACCTTGCCCGTCAGCGCATTATCGGCACCGTCGTCCTTTGCGCGCACCAGTTCGGCATATTGCGGACGAAAGACCAGCCGTGCAGCGTGAGTCGCAGTCACGCTCGGCGGGATCGGCAATCTGGCGCCGCCTTTGATCTCGAACATGCGATCTGCACCGTCGGTCAACACCTCGCCCTCGAGAATATTGGCAGCCCCCAAAAAGCCGGCGACAAACAAGTTTGCTGGCTTTTCGTAGAGTTCCATTGGCGTACCGACTTGCTGTACAATACCGTCATTCATTACGGCGATACGATCGCAGATCGTGTTGGCCTCTTCCTGGTCGTGGGTTACGAAGATTGTCGTGAGCCCCAAACGCTGCTGCAGATCGCGAAGCTCGCGGCGCACCTGCACGCGCATCTTGGCGTCCAGGTTCGACAATGGCTCGTCGAGCAGCAACACCTTGGGTTCGACGACCACGGTCCGCGCCACGGCCACACGCTGCTGCTGCCCACCCGAGAGTTGCGAAGGCCGACGTTCGGCAAGATGGCCAAGGCCGACGAGGTCGAGTGCTGCTGCCACGCGCCGAGCGATTTCGGCCTTCGGCAACCTGCGTTCTTCGAGTCCAAAGGCAACGTTCTTTGCCACCGTCATATGCGGCCATAGCGCATAAGATTGGAAGACCATCCCGACATCGCGCTTCCACGGCGGCAGCGCCGAAATGTCGCTGTCGCCGATCATCACGCGGCCCGACTGGGCGACGTTGAATCCGGCGATGAGCCGCAACAATGTCGTTTTGCCGCAGCCGGACGGCCCAAGAAAAGCGAAGAACTCGCCCGGCTTCACTTCAAGATTGATGTTCTTGAGAACATGCGTGGCGCCGTAGGAGAGGTTCACCTCCTCGACCAAAACGCCTGAGGCATTGGCTCGGGCTGGTGCTTCGACAAACATGACGATGCCTCAATGTTTGACTGCACCCGACCGTTCACGGTCAAGCAGCCAGTGGGAGAGAAAAGTACACAAACCGACGATGATGACCGCGATCATGCCAAGGGCAGCGCCCGGGCCGCGGCCCGCAGGGGATTGCATGTAGACGTAAAGCCCATAGGCCAACGGCGCATCGGAAGTGTTCTGCACCAGCATCATCGTGGCCGAAAGCTCGACCGAGGCAGTGGCAAAGGCAGTGACGAAGCCCGCGAGCATGCCGCCGACCATCAGCGGCAGCAAGATCCGGCGCACCGTACGCGCCTTTGTTGCCCCAAGATTCTCGGCCGCCTCTTCGAGTTGCGGCGAAACCTGCTGCAAGCCGGCTGTACAGGCGCGCAAAGCGTAGGGAAGCCGCCGAACCGCCAGCGCGACGACGATGATGACCCAGAACGTCGCAAGCGACTGGCCGGACGGCAACGTCACGCCGTAATAGGTGCGCAGGTAGCCGATGCCGATCACCACGCCAGGCACGGCAAGCGCACCCATCGCCAGATAGTCGAGCATCTGTCGGCCCGGAATCTTCGTGCGCTGCACAAGCCATGCAATCGCCGATCCAACAATGACGGCGATGATTCCCGCCAATGTCGAATAGATAAGCGTGTTCCAGATAAACTGCGGGCTCTCGGTCAGGACTTTGCCGTAGTGCGCAAGCGTGTAGTCGTCGGGCAACGGCGCAAAAGACCAGACCGTGGCGAACGAGAGCAAGATCAGCCCAATATGGGGTGCGAGCGTCAAAGCGAGGATCAGAAACACGACGCCATAGGCCGCGACCTTGTCGATCCCCTTCATCTCGCGCTTGGCAAGACCGCCGCCGCCACGCTGGACGGTGGCGTAGTCGCGCCCGCGCGTCGCAAAGGTAGCGATCCACATAGCGATCATCGACACCGAAATAAGCACGACTGAAATGACGTAGCCCATCGGATCGTTCAATCCGATCGAAGTGATGCGCAGATAGGCTTGCGGTGCAAGCAGGTCCTTGGCGTTGAGCAGCAGCGGCGTGGCAAGGTCGTCGAAAACCTTAATGAAGACGAGGCTGGCTCCCGCCACGTAGCCCGGCATGGCGAGAGGGAAAACGACTTTGGCGAAGAGCCGGAAGCCCGACGCGCCAAGATTCTGTGCACTTTCCTCCATCGCTCGGTCGATATTGGCAAGTGATGCCGAGACGTTGAGCAAGATGAACGGAAAGTAATGAACGGCCTGCAACAGAATGACGCCGTTCAAACCCTCCATGAACGGAATGTTGATGTCGAACCAGTCGCCGAGCAGCAGATTGAAGGTGCCATTCCGCCCGAACAGCAGTTGCATGGCAACCGCACCGGCAAAGGGCGGCATGATGAGCGGCACGACACCCAGCGTCTGGATTAATACTGCGCCCCGAAACTGGAAGCGCGAGGTGATATAGGCCAGCGGAAGCGCAAACACCGTGCCCCAAAGAACCGACATCGTCGAAACATAGACCGAGTTCCAGAGCGAGCGGACGAACAGATCGTTGCGCAGGAAATCGGCAAAGTTTACGAGCGTGAAACCGCCTGTGCGCGGATCAACGAAGGCGACGACCACGACAGTTGCGACTGGAACTACCAGAAACAGAAGAAGAAATGCCGCCACTGCCCCGGCCAGCAGATACTGACCGAGTGGAATCGATTGCCTGCGCGATGCGGCAGCGGCGGCGGCAGTTGCGCTCAAGGTGCGAGCCGCGCCGCCTCGGCGGTCTTGGCCATCGCGGCGGCATACTTCTCCTTAGCGAAGCTCGACCATTGCTGCTCGAGCTCGGCTTGACGCGGGGCTTTGGCCTGCGGCGTGCTTGCTTGAAAGGATGCGCGGATCTCTTCCGACACAGCTTGCTCTGCCGTAATGGGCATGGCTGAGATCAGGGCGCGTGCCTCGGCGAGTCGAGCCCGCGCGGCCGGATTGTCGCGGCGCGCAAGACGCGCTTCAACGTCGTGGATCGCCTTGGTCACGGCTTTCAAAGGCTCGAGATTGAAGGTGATCAATTGATCGAACAACACGTCGACAACCGCGTAGCGGCGCTCGGAAACGCCGACATCGAATTCGAATCCTGGCAGCCCGATGGCGCCGGTGAACGGATTGGGATAGCCCTCCGGCGCCTTGGCATAGGTCGCCGGATTCACAGGCAAGCGGCTGATCGCCGGGGTAAGCAGAAGTTCTTGACCTGCGTCCGACAGAAGAAAATCGACGAAGGCGCGCGCTGCAGCCTGATTGGGCGCATTGGCGATGATGCCGACATTGGCTGGCACAACGGTCGAGACGGTCGGGTAGACGAACCTGACAGGGAAGTTTGCGGCGCGTGCCGAAAAGGCAAAAAAGTCGATGACGACGCCCAGTCCGACCTGTCCTGAGTTGACGGCATCGGGCACGCCAAAGGAGCGATCGGTGATCGCGCGCATGTTTCCCGACATTGCCTTCAGTGTCGCCCAGCCTTTTTCCCAGCCTTCGCCCTGCAATATCGTCTCCACCGTCAGATGGGTGGTTCCCGAGCGCGACGGCGTGGTGATCATGGCGTGATCGAAATAGACGGCTTTGCCAAGATCGGACCATTCCTTGGGATCTGGCAGACGGTTGGCGCGGGTATAGCGCTCGTTCCACATGATGCCGTAGCCCGACGCGGCAAAACCGAAAAACATGCCGTCGGGATCGTTGATGTTGTAGGGACCGAGCTTTGCCGGGATGCCCGGCGCATTCGGCTTGTGGGCCTGGAGAAGCCCCGCGCGCTTGAGGACCTCGAACGCATCGGGTGCCGACGCCCAGAAAAGATCGACTTGGTTATTGGCGCGTGTTTCCTGGACGAAACGCACGCCCGCATTCGTATTGCGGTTCTGCACCTCAAGCGTGACGCCCGGCACGGCCGTTTCAAAGGCCTTTTTGAAAGGGTCCGTTACGTCCTTCGAAAAGGAAGTCACCACGGTTACCTTGCCGCTCGGGGCTTGCGCCTGGGCGTTGCCGAGGGAAAAACCGAGTGCCAGCACAGCGGCGGTCGCAGCGGTCACAAAGATTGCAAAGCGTCGGTTCGACATGGGGGGCTTTCCTCTTTGGTTTCGACTTCTTGCAGCCATCGACGGCTGCCAAGTCATTTCAGAAAAAGATACAGTCAGCTTGGATGCAGCGAAAGAGCCATGAGATGCAGCTAGGCTGCGGGCGACGTCAAACGCGAACCGCGCAACTCCCCGGCGGCTTCAAGAATGGGGTGGGCAACGCTGACAAGATGCGCATTGATGCGCTTGAGGTCGCGCAGGATGTCGAGATGCAGAGAGCTCGTCTCGAGCGAAGCGACTGCACCTTCGCGCAATCGCGCAAGATGGCTTTCCATCGCCGCTCGTTCGGCAGACCGGATCTGATCCTTCTCGCGGATCAGCTCGCGTGCCATCTCCGGATCGTTCGTCATGAAAACTGCGATAGCAAGCTTGAGCTGCTTGACGACGCGGGCATGGAATTCGTTCAGTTCGCGCCAACCTTCGGGCGAGAACGAAACGCCCGAGCGTCGGCGCTTGGCTGCGAGTTCGAGCAGGCTCTTGTCGATGATATCGCCGACATGTTCGAGATTCGTGGTGAAAAGAATAAGGTCGAACGCCCGCCGCGCGTCGGCTTCGGCCAAAGGCTGGCGCGTTAGGCGCGTGAGATAAAGCTTGATGGCATCCTGAAATCCGTCGACTTCGTCGTCGAGCTTGCGAATCGCCTTGAGGCGGGCTCCGTCCGCCTCGTTAAAGGTCAGCATCGTCTCGCCAAGCATGGTCTCGACCCGCTCGGCTTGCCGCAGCACCTCGCGCGACGCCGCCCCAAGCGCCAGATGCGGCGTGGTCAGCAGCGCTTCGTCGAGATGCAGCACCTTGTATTCGCCGGCTGCCTTCTCGTCGGCAGCGACAAGCCGGACCAAAAGCCGCGCCGCCGGCCCGACAAACGGGAGAAAAACAACAAGAAGCGCGAAATTGAAGCCGACATGGGCCGCCGCCAACTGCTGTGCAGGCGGCCAGTCGATCGGCGCCATCAGCGGCCACGCAAACGGCAAAACTGCAAGCGCCAAGACCACGCCGAGCAGGCGGAAGCCAAGATTGCCAAGAGCGATTCGGCGCGCGATGGCGGATTCACGCCAGACGAGGGCCAGCGCAGTCAGGCCCGACCCGATATTGGCGCCCAGAACCAGATACAGCCCAATTTGAACCGACACCACACCCGACGTCGACAGCGCAAGTACGAGCAGAACAAACGCCACGCTCGAGTGCATCGCCCATGCCAGCAAAGCTGCAATGACGACCGCCAAGACCGGCTCGTCGCCGAGACGCGACAACACGATGTCGAGCGTGCCGCCGCCGCGCCAATCCGCGGTTGCCGCCGCGATCATGCTGAGCGACAGCACGATCAAGCACAAGCCGATGCCGATCCGTCCGATCTTGCGCACGCGGGCCGAGCTTGAGATCATGAACGCGGCTATGCTCGCCGTCAGCAGCGCTGGAACCAGCGCTTTGAGATCGTACGTCAATATCTGCACCACGAGGCTGGAGCCCACGTCGGCACCGAGCATCACCGCAATCGCTGGGGCAAGCGCGATAAAACCACGCGTCGCCAAGGATGTCAGAAGCAACGCCGTGGCAGTCGAGCTTTGCAACGCCAACGCGATTCCCAATCCAAGACCGGCGGCGCGCGGTGCGTTGCCCGCTGCATGGGCCAAGATAACGCGCAATTCGCTGCCGAAGGCCCGAACCACACCGCTTTTGACCAGATGCGTGGCCCATAGAAGCAGTGCGATCGCGCCGAGAAGCGCCAGGAAGCCGGTCGGATAGATCACTTTTTCGTTTAACTCCGAAGTTGCTTTGTCGAATTGCCAAGCGGCGGCGCTTGTCAGGTTTGTTATAAACTGTCATAAAACCGTAACATAAGCGGCGCTAGGCCGAAAGAGCAGTGATTTGAGGGAGAAGAAAACCATGACGTTCATCCAAGTGCGCTTGGGCGTGATCGCGGTTGCTATGCTCGCATCTGTGGGCCCGTTTGTGTCGCGCGAAGCCGCGGCACAGGATACGTGCTCCAATCGCGGCCAACTCGACACGCTGTATTGCGACGCCAACAACGATCTTGTTGCTGACCTCCCGGCCACCAACCGTCAACGCGATCCCTCGACGATGATCTTTGCCTATACGCCCGTCGAGGACCCAGCCGTCTATGCCAACATTTTTAAGCCCTTGATGGACTATTTGGGTACATGCACGAGCAAGCGCTGGGTGTATTTCCCAGTTCAGTCGAATTCCGCCCAAATCGAGGCGATGCGCTCGGGCCGCCTGCATGTGGCCGGTTTCTCGACGGGCCCAACAGGCTTTGCCGTGAATATCGCAGGTGCGGTGCCGTTCGCTGCGAAGGGTTCGAACGAGGGTGTGCGGGGGTACCATCTTCTGGCCATCGTCAAAGCCGATTCGCCGTTCCAGAAATTGGCCGACCTCAAAGGCCGCAAAGTGGCACACACATCGCCGTCGTCGAACTCAGGCAATCTTGCGCCGCGCGCCCTTTTCCCGGCAGAGGGTCTGACCCCGGGGACCGACTACCAGCCGATCATGTCGGGCGGGCACGACCGTTCGGTGTTGGGCGTCAACACAGGCGACTACGACATGGGTGCCGTTGCGTCCGATGTTTTCGATCGCATGGGCAATCGCGGCACCGTGAAGGCCGACAATTTCCGCATCATCTACAAGAGCACGGTCTTCCCGACCTCGTCCTTTGCCCACGCGCACGACCTTGCGCCGACCCTGGCGGCGAAGGTCAAGCAATGTTTCTACGATTTCAAATTCCCGGCCGAGATGGTCAAGGAGTTCAACGGCGACGACCGCTTCTTGCCGATCACGTACCTGAAAGATTGGGCGCCTGTGCGCGAGGTCGCCGAAAAGACCAATACCCCCTACAACCGAGCTGCGTATGATGCCGAAGCGCGGCGTGAGGCCGAAGCCGCCGCGCGCCGTGCCGCACCGCCGGCAGCGGCGCCAGCACCTGCCGCTCCGGCACCCGCAGCCCCACGGCCGTGAGGGTTGCCGAACGAGAGGGACGGCCGCACGCGGTGAACCGCGACGTTGCGATCCGTGCTTTGCGCAAAGAATATCGCGCAGGCCAGCCGGTTCTGCGCGACGTTTCGGTGACAATCGCCGGGCGCGGACTGACGGCTATCATCGGCCCGTCGGGGACCGGCAAATCGACGTTGATCCGCTGCATCAATCGTCTCGTCGATCCGACGGCGGGCGAAATCCTTTTCATGGGGCGCGATCTTGCGACCCTCAAAGGCGCCGAGTTGCGCGCCGCACGCCGCACCATCGGCATGGTGTTTCAAGAGTACAATCTGGTCGAGCGGCTGTCGGTAATCGAGAACCTGCTGTGCGGCCGGCTCGGCTATATCCCGTGGTGGCGTGCGATGCTGCGCCGCTTCTCGGCCGAAGACGTGGAACGCGCCTTTGCGCTTCTCGATGCCGTCGGCTTGGGCGACATGGCGACGCGCCGGGCCGATGCGCTTTCGGGCGGCCAGCGCCAGCGGGTCGGGATTTGCCGTGCGATCATGCAGAATCCGGATTTAATTCTGGCCGACGAACCGACCTCCTCGCTCGATCCTAAAACCTCGGTCGAAATCATGGAGATTCTCGAAAAGCTGGCGGCTGAGCGCGACATTCCGGTTGTCGTCAATATCCATAACGTCGATCTCGCCAAGCGTTTTGCCGACCGCATCATCGGGATGTCCAAGGGTGCGATCGTGTTCGACGGCAATCCGTCGGCGCTGGAGGAGCGACACCTGATCGAAATCTACGGCGGCAAGGATTGGCTGCAGGAATGAGCGCTGTCGGAGCCGGTCGTACCCTGCGCGATGCGTTTCCGACCAATTGGAAGGTGCGCGCGCTCTGGCTAGGGCTTGTGCTCTACGTCGCGCATGCGGCAGGCATTTTGCAGATCACTTGGGCGCGCTTTGTCATCGGACTCGATCAAGGCGAACGGTTTCTTGGCCGCATGTGGCCGCCAAACGTCCAGGCACAGAAAGTCCAGCTTATCGTCGATGGCATGCTCGAGAGTCTTCAGATCGCCGTGCTGTCGACAGCGTTTGGGGTGTTGCTGGCGCTGCCACTCGGACTGCTTGCGGCGCGCAATTTGACGCCAGCATGGGTATCGTGGGCGGCGCGCGCGTTCATCGCGCTCTTGCGCACGTTCCATCCGGTGATCGTTGCGATCCTGTTCGTCAAGGCGGTAGGTTTTGGTGCGCTTGCAGGCGTACTCGCACTCGTCGTTGCCTCGATGGGCTTTGTGGGAAAACTCTTTGCCGAAGCGATAGAAGAAATCTCAATGAAACAGGTCGAGGCCGTACGCGCTACGGGCGCCGGCTTCCTGAGCGTGCTGATTATGGGCGTGCTGCCCCAAGTCATGGCGCGCTTCGTCGGTTTCGTCATCTACCAGCTCGATTCCAATCTACGGAACTCGACCATGGTCGGCATCGTCGGCGGCGGCGGCATTGGCGCGACTTTGTTCACCGCGTACCAGCGCTTCGACTACGACGTTGTGCTGACCATTCTTCTGGCGATCATCGCCATCATCATGCTGTTCGAAGTGGTCTCGACACGCATTCGCCGGGTGTTCCAGTGAGTGCGGCCGTCGGCACCGGAATTTCCCGCGTGTGGCAGCGCTTCACGCCCGCCGAGCGGATGGCGCGCTATGCCGTCTATGTGGCGAGCGTCATGGCCATCCTTTGGTCGTTGCGCACGATCGAGGTGATCCCGGAGTTTCTCTACGACGCGCCGGCACAGTCCGCCGATCTGTTCCAGCGCATGTGGCCGTTCGACTGGCGCTTTTGGCCGACCGTGTGGACCGGGCTGGTCGAAACGCTGCATACCGCGACGCTCGGAACCTTGATCGCATTGGTGCTGGCTGCACCCGTGGCGCTGCTGGCTTCCCGCACCATCACGAAGTCGGTGTTGCTGAACCAATTTGCCAATCTCATTCTCGTGTCTTCGCGCTCGGTCAATTCGCTGATATGGGCGCTGCTGTTTGTCGCAATCTTTGGCCCCGGCGCATTGGCGGGCACGCTCGCGATCGCGTTTCGCTCCATCGGATTTGTCGGCAAGCTGTTGAGCGAGGCGATCGACGAAACGCATGTCGGGCCGATCGAAGCGCTGACCGCGACGGGCGCTTCGCGGCCTGCCATTCTGCTCAAAGGGTTTTGGCCGCAGGTGGAGCCGTCCTTCTGGTCGGTGGCGCTGTTCCGGTGGGACATCAATGTTCGGGAAAGCGCCGTGCTGGGGCTGGTGGGTGCGGGCGGCATTGGCGTAGCCCTCGATACTGCAATCAGCAATCTCTATTGGGACCAAGCCGGGCTGGTGCTTGCCACGATCTTCGCCGTGGTCGTGCTCACCGAGATCGTCACGTCCCGCATTCGCTCGAAGATCATCTAGGGCTAACGCGATATTCAAAGAACAGTTTCCCGCGAAGAAAGCGATGAGCTCCAGGCGAAGAGCCCAGCGACGTCGAGGCGGTAGAACTGGTACGGGATCGCGGCGCGTCCATCGTGCAGGTGGAGCGCGGTCTGGCTATCAACGAAAACTTGCTCCGTACACCGACTCAACAGAGGCAACCGAGCCGAAGGGCGCGTTCCCAGAAAAAAGAAAGAGAAAGCTCGAGCATCTGGACATCGAGCCGCCGCGCAGCGAAATCGTGGAGCTATCTAAACAAAAGCCGCGGCTTGCTTCGCGAAGGGGGCTCGGCGACGGCGCCAGATACGTCGATCACCGGTCCCTGTTGGCCGCCGAGCTAGAGAAGATTGCCGATGCGATAGAGAAAATCGAAGCCTATCGAATCGATTACAATGCGAGGCGGCCGTATAGCGCGATCGGCAAATCTATTGCAGACCGCATTGTGCAATCTGCGCCCGCTTTGCAAGCCCCTAAGTCTGAGACGCAAATCTATCGCCTCGCCGCTTCGATCTGGTGCCACTCCCCGACGAAATCGCGTACGACCCGCCCGGCGCCGACGGCCAGAAGCGGGTGTCCTTCGATGGGATGGTGACCTGCGGCATCGACTCCTATGGTCGCTATTCCAGCCGCAACAGAAGACGTAACGCCGACTATCGAATCTTCGTAGGCAAGAGCCTGCCCAGCTTCGACGCCAAGCTGCATCA harbors:
- a CDS encoding ABC transporter ATP-binding protein — translated: MFVEAPARANASGVLVEEVNLSYGATHVLKNINLEVKPGEFFAFLGPSGCGKTTLLRLIAGFNVAQSGRVMIGDSDISALPPWKRDVGMVFQSYALWPHMTVAKNVAFGLEERRLPKAEIARRVAAALDLVGLGHLAERRPSQLSGGQQQRVAVARTVVVEPKVLLLDEPLSNLDAKMRVQVRRELRDLQQRLGLTTIFVTHDQEEANTICDRIAVMNDGIVQQVGTPMELYEKPANLFVAGFLGAANILEGEVLTDGADRMFEIKGGARLPIPPSVTATHAARLVFRPQYAELVRAKDDGADNALTGKVVHREFLGAAVRYNVALGRSEVTVEAPFQSVSGLIEVGALVAVSLAPERMQFLTA
- a CDS encoding iron ABC transporter permease, with the translated sequence MSATAAAAAASRRQSIPLGQYLLAGAVAAFLLLFLVVPVATVVVVAFVDPRTGGFTLVNFADFLRNDLFVRSLWNSVYVSTMSVLWGTVFALPLAYITSRFQFRGAVLIQTLGVVPLIMPPFAGAVAMQLLFGRNGTFNLLLGDWFDINIPFMEGLNGVILLQAVHYFPFILLNVSASLANIDRAMEESAQNLGASGFRLFAKVVFPLAMPGYVAGASLVFIKVFDDLATPLLLNAKDLLAPQAYLRITSIGLNDPMGYVISVVLISVSMIAMWIATFATRGRDYATVQRGGGGLAKREMKGIDKVAAYGVVFLILALTLAPHIGLILLSFATVWSFAPLPDDYTLAHYGKVLTESPQFIWNTLIYSTLAGIIAVIVGSAIAWLVQRTKIPGRQMLDYLAMGALAVPGVVIGIGYLRTYYGVTLPSGQSLATFWVIIVVALAVRRLPYALRACTAGLQQVSPQLEEAAENLGATKARTVRRILLPLMVGGMLAGFVTAFATASVELSATMMLVQNTSDAPLAYGLYVYMQSPAGRGPGAALGMIAVIIVGLCTFLSHWLLDRERSGAVKH
- the phnD gene encoding phosphate/phosphite/phosphonate ABC transporter substrate-binding protein, with product MTFIQVRLGVIAVAMLASVGPFVSREAAAQDTCSNRGQLDTLYCDANNDLVADLPATNRQRDPSTMIFAYTPVEDPAVYANIFKPLMDYLGTCTSKRWVYFPVQSNSAQIEAMRSGRLHVAGFSTGPTGFAVNIAGAVPFAAKGSNEGVRGYHLLAIVKADSPFQKLADLKGRKVAHTSPSSNSGNLAPRALFPAEGLTPGTDYQPIMSGGHDRSVLGVNTGDYDMGAVASDVFDRMGNRGTVKADNFRIIYKSTVFPTSSFAHAHDLAPTLAAKVKQCFYDFKFPAEMVKEFNGDDRFLPITYLKDWAPVREVAEKTNTPYNRAAYDAEARREAEAAARRAAPPAAAPAPAAPAPAAPRP
- a CDS encoding Na/Pi cotransporter family protein; protein product: MIYPTGFLALLGAIALLLWATHLVKSGVVRAFGSELRVILAHAAGNAPRAAGLGLGIALALQSSTATALLLTSLATRGFIALAPAIAVMLGADVGSSLVVQILTYDLKALVPALLTASIAAFMISSSARVRKIGRIGIGLCLIVLSLSMIAAATADWRGGGTLDIVLSRLGDEPVLAVVIAALLAWAMHSSVAFVLLVLALSTSGVVSVQIGLYLVLGANIGSGLTALALVWRESAIARRIALGNLGFRLLGVVLALAVLPFAWPLMAPIDWPPAQQLAAAHVGFNFALLVVFLPFVGPAARLLVRLVAADEKAAGEYKVLHLDEALLTTPHLALGAASREVLRQAERVETMLGETMLTFNEADGARLKAIRKLDDEVDGFQDAIKLYLTRLTRQPLAEADARRAFDLILFTTNLEHVGDIIDKSLLELAAKRRRSGVSFSPEGWRELNEFHARVVKQLKLAIAVFMTNDPEMARELIREKDQIRSAERAAMESHLARLREGAVASLETSSLHLDILRDLKRINAHLVSVAHPILEAAGELRGSRLTSPAA
- a CDS encoding extracellular solute-binding protein — its product is MLALGFSLGNAQAQAPSGKVTVVTSFSKDVTDPFKKAFETAVPGVTLEVQNRNTNAGVRFVQETRANNQVDLFWASAPDAFEVLKRAGLLQAHKPNAPGIPAKLGPYNINDPDGMFFGFAASGYGIMWNERYTRANRLPDPKEWSDLGKAVYFDHAMITTPSRSGTTHLTVETILQGEGWEKGWATLKAMSGNMRAITDRSFGVPDAVNSGQVGLGVVIDFFAFSARAANFPVRFVYPTVSTVVPANVGIIANAPNQAAARAFVDFLLSDAGQELLLTPAISRLPVNPATYAKAPEGYPNPFTGAIGLPGFEFDVGVSERRYAVVDVLFDQLITFNLEPLKAVTKAIHDVEARLARRDNPAARARLAEARALISAMPITAEQAVSEEIRASFQASTPQAKAPRQAELEQQWSSFAKEKYAAAMAKTAEAARLAP
- the phnC gene encoding phosphonate ABC transporter ATP-binding protein, with the translated sequence MNRDVAIRALRKEYRAGQPVLRDVSVTIAGRGLTAIIGPSGTGKSTLIRCINRLVDPTAGEILFMGRDLATLKGAELRAARRTIGMVFQEYNLVERLSVIENLLCGRLGYIPWWRAMLRRFSAEDVERAFALLDAVGLGDMATRRADALSGGQRQRVGICRAIMQNPDLILADEPTSSLDPKTSVEIMEILEKLAAERDIPVVVNIHNVDLAKRFADRIIGMSKGAIVFDGNPSALEERHLIEIYGGKDWLQE
- a CDS encoding PhoX family phosphatase, which produces MANSNDDPEMHGIERPMGRVFADIAAERLSRRTVLAGAASIAVGAAMPAEAQTRRNALRFADATSDLDGNDHVSPGYKRQVVVRWGDPLFVDAPEFDPTTQTGAKQERQFGYNNDFMWFFPLPYGSRSSTRGLLHANHEYCNGNLMFPGIGERGNQTKAQCDVEMAAHGLSTVEIAKIDGAWRVVKDSRYNRRLSAAGSAFRVSGPAAGHPRLRSNEDRTGTLVVGTLNNCAGGVTPWGTVLSGEENFNGYFGGDASKTPEAANHRRYGVSPWQGAPWANYFERFQVETNWNEPNRFGWVVEYDPYDPQSTPVKRTALGRFKHEGATCVVCPDGRVAVYSGDDERFEYVYRFVTRGTYDPKNRRANRDLLDDGTLSVAQFQADGTLRWLPLVHGQGPLTAANGFASQADVLIEARRAADLVGATPMDRPEDVETDPVTGRTYVVCTYNERRAAADASDARARANGPNPRADNRTGHIVEMIPPGGRGPRADHAADVFRWDILLLAGDPADPAARAKYGPGVGPHGWLAAPDNIAFDPKGRMWIATDGMPTQAVPARSDGIFGTELEGPGRAVTKRLYGAPSGAEVCGPCFTPDGKTLFLAIQHPGEARGSNFENPSTRWPDFRPDMPPRPSVVAIEKIDGGEIGS